Proteins from a genomic interval of Marmoricola sp. OAE513:
- a CDS encoding oxygenase MpaB family protein gives MTSTLPDQRAGSRQARSAEATPDVRRCAEPGGILWESTGLVTFSLTTGSAFLLQTMEPSIGAVVDAHSTFRTDPIGRGLRSLASVMMWVYGDEESLVEVERLREMHATLNVTDENGVRHTALSSGPWAWVLLTGVHAYTEGAKYFGDGTDLDVDGMYEEMKQLMRGFKVAEKEIPPTYADFVPFFEQKIAEQLENNQVSQDFLAGIRHPGPPLGTPALLKPVWRLLTNPLGYVQYLATVGTVPQVARDKLGLTLDHESGAPAPPAREGRRPGGAAAARAAALPPDRLRGPPVGA, from the coding sequence ATGACCAGCACCCTCCCCGACCAGCGCGCCGGATCTCGCCAGGCTCGATCAGCGGAGGCGACGCCCGACGTACGGCGCTGCGCCGAGCCCGGCGGCATCCTGTGGGAGAGCACCGGACTGGTGACCTTCTCGCTGACCACAGGCAGCGCGTTCCTGCTGCAGACGATGGAGCCCTCGATCGGCGCTGTCGTCGATGCGCACTCGACCTTCCGCACCGACCCGATCGGGCGCGGCCTGCGCAGCCTCGCCTCGGTGATGATGTGGGTCTACGGCGACGAGGAGTCGCTGGTCGAGGTCGAGCGTCTCCGCGAGATGCACGCGACCCTCAACGTCACCGACGAGAACGGCGTCCGGCACACGGCGCTGTCGTCGGGTCCGTGGGCCTGGGTGCTGCTGACGGGAGTGCACGCCTACACCGAGGGCGCGAAGTACTTCGGCGACGGAACCGACCTCGACGTCGACGGGATGTACGAGGAGATGAAGCAGCTGATGCGCGGCTTCAAGGTGGCGGAGAAGGAGATCCCACCGACGTACGCCGACTTCGTGCCGTTCTTCGAGCAGAAGATCGCCGAGCAGCTGGAGAACAACCAGGTCTCCCAGGACTTCCTGGCCGGCATCCGGCACCCCGGCCCGCCGCTGGGGACGCCGGCGCTGCTCAAGCCCGTCTGGCGGCTGCTCACCAACCCGCTCGGTTACGTGCAGTACCTCGCGACCGTCGGCACCGTGCCGCAGGTGGCGCGCGACAAGCTCGGCCTCACCCTGGACCACGAGTCAGGAGCGCCAGCTCCGCCTGCTCGGGAAGGTCGTCGCCCGGGTGGTGCCGCTGCTGCCCGAGCGGCTGCGCTACCTCCCGATCGCCTACGAGGCCCGCCGGTTGGAGCGTGA
- a CDS encoding ATP-binding protein, translating into MPATTPPTQARVVVVAGPSGSGKSRLTRRLGVPTINLDDFYKDGDDPTLPMVELAGGDPVVDWDSPESWNAADAVRALATFCAAGAAEVPTYDIATSRRTGMHRVSLDGSHLVVAEGIFAQEIVTECRRLGVLADAVCVTQHPAITFVRRFTRDLREHRKPPFFLLRRGLHLALAQRKIVERARSLGCRVVDGDTAYAELSRLI; encoded by the coding sequence ATGCCCGCGACCACCCCACCTACCCAGGCTCGGGTGGTCGTGGTCGCCGGTCCTTCCGGCTCAGGCAAGTCGCGCCTGACCCGTCGCCTCGGGGTGCCGACCATCAACCTGGACGACTTCTACAAGGACGGGGACGACCCGACGTTGCCGATGGTCGAGCTCGCGGGCGGGGACCCGGTCGTCGACTGGGACTCCCCCGAGTCGTGGAACGCCGCCGACGCGGTGCGCGCGCTGGCCACGTTCTGCGCAGCGGGCGCCGCGGAGGTGCCGACGTACGACATCGCGACGAGTCGGCGTACGGGGATGCACCGGGTGTCGCTGGACGGCTCGCACCTGGTGGTCGCCGAGGGGATCTTCGCCCAGGAGATCGTCACCGAGTGCCGCCGCCTGGGCGTGCTCGCCGACGCCGTCTGCGTGACCCAGCACCCCGCGATCACCTTCGTACGGCGCTTCACCCGCGACCTGCGCGAGCACCGCAAGCCCCCGTTCTTCCTGCTCCGCCGCGGGCTGCACCTGGCGCTCGCCCAGCGCAAGATCGTCGAGCGCGCGCGGTCGTTGGGCTGCCGGGTGGTCGACGGCGACACGGCGTACGCCGAGCTCAGCCGCCTGATCTGA
- a CDS encoding MaoC family dehydratase → MRTFTTFDEVIKAAGEEIGTSDWLEITQERVDTFAEATGDHQWIHVDVERAKEGPFGGTIAHGYLTLSLVPGLTDQVMTLETPGAKLNYGVNKVRFPSPVPVGSRVRAHVSIGEVTEIPAGYQLTMKYVVEIENADKPACVAESVVLLLS, encoded by the coding sequence ATGCGCACGTTCACCACCTTCGACGAGGTCATCAAGGCAGCCGGCGAGGAGATCGGCACCTCCGACTGGCTGGAGATCACCCAGGAGCGGGTCGACACCTTCGCCGAGGCGACCGGTGACCACCAGTGGATCCACGTCGACGTCGAGCGCGCCAAGGAGGGTCCGTTCGGGGGCACGATCGCACACGGGTACCTCACGCTGTCCCTGGTTCCCGGTCTGACCGACCAGGTGATGACGCTCGAGACGCCGGGCGCCAAGCTGAACTACGGCGTGAACAAGGTCCGCTTCCCGAGCCCCGTGCCGGTGGGCTCGCGGGTGCGCGCGCACGTGTCGATCGGCGAGGTCACCGAGATCCCGGCCGGCTACCAGCTGACGATGAAGTACGTCGTGGAGATCGAGAACGCCGACAAGCCCGCGTGCGTCGCGGAGAGCGTCGTCCTGCTGCTGTCGTAG
- a CDS encoding anthrone oxygenase family protein yields MTVLAVLVVATVTSGILAGAFLLYAHAVMPALRRFDDAAFVHAFARLDRAIVNPVFLVTGFLGAPVATAVAAALTEGDARLWVLAALTMHVTMVVVTAAVNVPRNDALKAADAAGEDPTVARTAFDEARWARWNLLRVLLSTGATVALARSIALCA; encoded by the coding sequence GTGACGGTGCTCGCCGTCCTGGTGGTCGCCACCGTGACGTCCGGCATCCTGGCCGGCGCGTTCCTGCTCTACGCGCACGCCGTCATGCCTGCCCTGCGCCGGTTCGACGACGCGGCGTTCGTGCACGCCTTCGCGAGGCTCGACCGCGCGATCGTGAACCCGGTCTTCCTGGTCACCGGCTTCCTCGGGGCACCGGTCGCCACTGCGGTCGCTGCGGCGCTGACCGAGGGCGACGCACGGCTCTGGGTGCTGGCGGCCCTGACGATGCACGTGACGATGGTCGTCGTGACCGCGGCGGTCAACGTCCCTCGCAACGACGCGCTGAAGGCGGCCGACGCTGCCGGCGAGGACCCGACCGTGGCACGAACCGCCTTCGACGAGGCGCGCTGGGCCCGCTGGAACCTGTTACGCGTGCTGCTCAGCACCGGCGCGACCGTCGCGCTGGCACGGAGCATCGCCTTGTGTGCCTGA
- a CDS encoding adenosine deaminase — MGELTRETVRRAPKVLLHDHLDGGLRPATIVELAGEIGHELPAPDAASLEKWFVDAADSGSLERYLETFIHTVAVMQTADNLTRVARECVEDLAADGVVYAEIRYAPEQHLDNGLTLEEVVNAVQAGFEQGEASTGIVVRQLLTAMRHQANSRQIAELAVAHRDNGVVGFDIAGAEAGYPPTRHLDAFEYLQRENAHFTIHAGEGFGLPSIWEAIQWCGADRLGHGVRIVDDITLDAAGNASLGRLAAYVRDKRIPLELCPHSNIQTGAAASIAEHPIGLLAKLRFRVTVNTDNRLMSGTSMTTEMAALVDAFDWGLDDLQWVTVNAMKSAFLGFEQRLKIINEVIKPGYASLRA, encoded by the coding sequence ATGGGAGAACTTACTAGGGAGACCGTCCGTCGAGCACCCAAGGTCTTGCTCCATGATCACCTCGACGGCGGCCTGCGACCGGCGACGATCGTCGAGCTCGCCGGTGAGATCGGCCACGAGCTGCCGGCCCCCGACGCCGCTTCCCTGGAGAAGTGGTTCGTCGACGCCGCCGACTCGGGATCGCTCGAGCGCTACCTGGAGACGTTCATCCACACCGTCGCGGTGATGCAGACCGCGGACAACCTCACCCGCGTCGCCCGGGAGTGCGTCGAGGACCTCGCCGCCGACGGTGTCGTGTACGCCGAGATCCGCTACGCCCCCGAGCAGCACCTCGACAACGGGCTGACGCTCGAGGAGGTGGTCAACGCCGTGCAGGCGGGCTTCGAGCAGGGAGAGGCGTCCACCGGGATCGTCGTCCGTCAGCTGCTGACGGCGATGCGGCACCAGGCCAACTCGCGGCAGATCGCCGAGCTGGCGGTCGCGCACCGGGACAACGGGGTCGTCGGCTTCGACATCGCGGGCGCCGAGGCGGGCTACCCGCCGACCCGGCACCTCGACGCGTTCGAGTACCTGCAGCGCGAGAACGCGCACTTCACGATCCACGCCGGCGAGGGCTTCGGCCTGCCGTCGATCTGGGAGGCGATCCAGTGGTGCGGTGCCGACCGGCTCGGCCACGGCGTGCGGATCGTCGACGACATCACCCTGGACGCTGCGGGCAACGCCTCCCTGGGCCGGTTGGCGGCGTACGTCCGGGACAAGCGGATCCCGCTCGAGCTCTGCCCGCACTCCAACATCCAGACCGGCGCGGCCGCCTCGATCGCGGAGCACCCGATCGGGCTGCTCGCCAAGCTTCGCTTCCGGGTCACGGTGAACACCGACAACCGACTGATGAGCGGAACCTCGATGACCACCGAGATGGCTGCCCTGGTCGACGCCTTCGACTGGGGGCTCGACGACCTGCAGTGGGTGACCGTGAACGCGATGAAGTCGGCGTTCCTCGGGTTCGAGCAGCGGCTGAAGATCATCAACGAGGTCATCAAGCCCGGGTACGCGTCGCTCCGCGCCTGA
- the deoC gene encoding deoxyribose-phosphate aldolase, whose product MTTVKATAPSTPVGAALGEATASEAALRRFLHGLPGVDQVGAEQRAAGLGTRSIKTSAKEFAIDLAIRMVDLTTLEGNDTPGKVRALATKAMRPDPTDPSCPSTAAVCVYPDMVGTAKKTLKGSGVKVAAVATAFPSGRAARDIKLADTADAVEAGADEIDMVIDRGAFLSGRYMEVYEEIVAVKEACGSAHLKVILETGELQTYDNVRRASWLAMMAGGHFIKTSTGKVQPAATLPVSLVMLEAVRDFREATGQMVGYKPAGGIRHSKDAIKYLVMVNEVAGDDWLDPDWFRFGASTLLNDLLMQRKKMKTGAYSGPDYVTLD is encoded by the coding sequence ATGACCACGGTGAAGGCAACGGCGCCCTCAACACCGGTCGGAGCAGCACTCGGCGAGGCGACCGCCTCGGAGGCCGCGCTCCGCCGGTTCCTGCACGGACTCCCTGGTGTCGACCAGGTCGGAGCCGAGCAGCGGGCGGCCGGCCTCGGGACCCGCTCCATCAAGACCTCGGCCAAGGAATTCGCGATCGACCTCGCGATCCGGATGGTCGACCTCACCACGCTCGAGGGCAACGACACCCCCGGCAAGGTACGCGCGCTCGCCACCAAGGCGATGCGCCCGGACCCGACCGACCCGAGTTGCCCGTCGACGGCCGCGGTGTGCGTGTACCCGGACATGGTCGGCACCGCGAAGAAGACCTTGAAGGGGTCCGGGGTGAAGGTCGCAGCGGTCGCGACGGCGTTCCCCAGCGGGCGGGCCGCCCGCGACATCAAGCTCGCGGACACCGCGGACGCCGTCGAGGCCGGTGCGGACGAGATCGACATGGTGATCGACCGGGGTGCGTTCCTCTCCGGCCGCTACATGGAGGTCTACGAGGAGATCGTCGCGGTCAAGGAGGCCTGCGGCAGCGCCCACCTCAAGGTCATCCTCGAGACCGGCGAGCTGCAGACCTACGACAACGTCCGCCGGGCGTCCTGGTTGGCCATGATGGCGGGCGGCCACTTCATCAAGACCTCCACCGGCAAGGTGCAGCCTGCCGCGACGCTGCCGGTCTCGCTGGTGATGCTCGAGGCGGTCCGGGACTTCCGCGAGGCCACCGGCCAGATGGTCGGTTACAAACCGGCGGGCGGGATCCGGCACAGCAAGGACGCCATCAAGTACCTGGTGATGGTCAACGAGGTCGCCGGGGACGACTGGCTCGACCCGGACTGGTTCCGGTTCGGTGCCTCGACGCTGCTCAACGACCTGCTGATGCAGCGCAAGAAGATGAAGACCGGCGCCTACTCCGGTCCCGACTACGTGACGTTGGACTGA
- a CDS encoding TetR/AcrR family transcriptional regulator, with protein sequence MTSLLDQPVATSDPILDGALSAFLDFGVRRTNMAEIARRAGISPATLYRRYAQKSDIVAAVGLREATEILADLEAAVDVTAPPLDQLTVLHLTVSTRLRSNELLQRVLATEPESVLPKITVDADPILEIGRGYLAAFLTRLQDEGHLPAYDVRPVADCLARLAQSEVLTPSTQPLTDAEARAFVRDHLAPFIRLAPEGTNR encoded by the coding sequence GTGACCTCACTTCTCGACCAACCCGTCGCCACCAGCGACCCGATCCTCGACGGCGCGCTCTCGGCGTTCCTCGACTTCGGCGTACGCCGGACGAACATGGCCGAGATCGCCCGTCGCGCGGGCATCAGCCCGGCCACGCTCTACCGCCGGTACGCCCAGAAGTCCGACATCGTCGCCGCGGTCGGCCTGCGCGAGGCGACCGAGATCCTGGCCGACCTCGAGGCCGCGGTGGACGTCACCGCTCCCCCGCTCGACCAGCTCACCGTCCTGCACCTGACCGTCTCGACGCGCCTGCGCTCCAACGAGCTCCTCCAGCGGGTGCTGGCCACCGAGCCGGAGTCGGTGCTCCCGAAGATCACCGTCGACGCCGACCCGATCCTGGAGATCGGTCGCGGCTACCTCGCGGCCTTCCTGACCCGGCTCCAGGACGAGGGGCACCTGCCGGCGTACGACGTGCGGCCGGTCGCCGACTGCCTGGCACGGCTGGCCCAATCCGAGGTGCTCACACCCTCGACGCAACCCCTCACCGACGCCGAGGCCCGGGCCTTCGTCCGCGACCACCTCGCCCCGTTCATCCGCCTCGCACCGGAAGGAACCAACCGATGA
- a CDS encoding LuxR family transcriptional regulator — MEADLGDIAALALSHDPLAARAAAEAHLRAHGPCADAEAVLAFTQVLTCEFDAALAWLPEPGDPITRQVADFVSAVCLAHQPTYEDEGPVSSAYLGLGAFVTVETAMSAGQITRAERLAVAQAGALADFGDGTYWAWNQVALARSLAFQGRVTEAREQIDLVLADGRSDAWPAVDRIARGVRAFVAAHEGEPGRAAAFADGLADELPEPRTYLESAAFVLAAFAKQAEGRVEAVESLLLHGGGGAYLPRYQIVDRTYAYEILVEATIARGDAGGARAWVELAEALPVDAHDMASAALARSRARLALALDDPETGARESTLSQQRAALVGGSLEVLRSQLLNAAASRAQGTGPVDVEGLEEVARLAAGTGARAVREWAARELALRGRRVRNVLGQGWDSLTDRQKLVGLLAAQGLRNREIGARLFVSERTVEGHVASVLEALGAPSRVGIGQHLPASERTGRSGHLDLTPRQRSVADLVAEGRSNAAIAAVLGISEKTVEKHVSDLFDRLKVQSRAGIAALVRDG; from the coding sequence ATGGAGGCGGATCTGGGGGACATCGCGGCCCTCGCGCTGTCCCACGACCCGCTGGCCGCCCGCGCGGCGGCCGAGGCGCACCTGCGGGCCCACGGACCGTGCGCCGACGCCGAGGCGGTGCTCGCCTTCACCCAGGTGCTCACCTGCGAGTTCGACGCGGCCCTGGCCTGGTTGCCCGAGCCCGGGGACCCGATCACCCGGCAGGTGGCCGACTTCGTCTCGGCGGTCTGCCTGGCCCACCAGCCGACGTACGAGGACGAGGGCCCGGTCTCCTCCGCGTACCTGGGGCTCGGCGCCTTCGTCACCGTCGAGACCGCGATGTCCGCGGGTCAGATCACCCGGGCCGAACGGCTCGCGGTGGCCCAGGCCGGCGCGCTCGCCGACTTCGGTGACGGCACCTACTGGGCCTGGAACCAGGTCGCCCTGGCCCGGTCGCTGGCGTTCCAGGGCCGGGTGACCGAAGCGCGCGAGCAGATCGACCTCGTGCTCGCCGACGGGCGCAGCGACGCGTGGCCGGCGGTCGACCGCATCGCGCGCGGCGTACGCGCCTTCGTCGCCGCCCACGAGGGCGAGCCCGGTCGTGCTGCGGCGTTCGCCGACGGTCTGGCCGACGAGCTCCCCGAGCCCCGCACCTACCTGGAGTCGGCCGCGTTCGTGCTCGCCGCGTTCGCCAAGCAGGCCGAGGGTCGGGTGGAGGCGGTCGAGTCCCTGCTGCTGCACGGCGGCGGCGGTGCCTACCTCCCGCGCTACCAGATCGTCGACCGTACCTACGCCTACGAGATCCTGGTCGAGGCGACCATCGCCCGCGGCGATGCCGGTGGTGCGCGCGCCTGGGTGGAGCTCGCCGAGGCGTTGCCCGTCGACGCCCACGACATGGCCAGCGCCGCCCTCGCGCGCAGCCGTGCCCGGCTCGCCCTTGCCCTGGACGACCCCGAGACGGGCGCCCGGGAGTCGACGCTCTCGCAGCAGCGCGCCGCGCTCGTCGGGGGATCGCTCGAGGTGCTCCGGTCCCAGCTGCTCAACGCGGCGGCGTCCCGCGCCCAGGGCACCGGTCCCGTCGACGTCGAGGGCCTCGAGGAGGTGGCCCGGCTGGCGGCCGGCACCGGGGCCAGGGCCGTCCGCGAGTGGGCCGCTCGCGAGCTCGCCCTGCGCGGACGGCGGGTGCGCAACGTGCTCGGTCAGGGCTGGGACTCGCTGACCGACCGGCAGAAGCTCGTCGGGCTGCTGGCTGCCCAGGGCTTGCGCAACCGGGAGATCGGCGCCCGGCTGTTCGTCTCCGAGCGCACGGTCGAGGGGCACGTCGCCTCGGTGCTCGAAGCGCTCGGCGCCCCGTCGCGGGTCGGGATCGGGCAACACCTGCCCGCCTCGGAGCGCACCGGTCGTTCTGGGCACCTCGACCTGACCCCGCGGCAGCGGTCGGTGGCCGACCTGGTGGCCGAGGGTCGGTCGAACGCCGCGATCGCGGCCGTGCTCGGGATCAGCGAGAAGACCGTCGAGAAGCACGTGTCGGACCTGTTCGACCGGCTGAAGGTGCAGTCCCGCGCAGGCATCGCGGCTCTGGTGCGGGACGGCTGA
- a CDS encoding aldehyde dehydrogenase family protein, producing MVSTSSTTGRFEYAPAPESRAIVDIKPSYGLFVDGEFVDGHGKSFKTISPSTEEVLAEVAEADDADVDKAVKAARRAYTRVWSRMSGAERGKYLFRIARIIQERAREFAVLESIDNGKPIKETRDVDVPTVAAHFFYYAGWADKLEFSGYGAGPEGPKPLGVAGQVIPWNFPLLMLAWKIAPALACGNTVVLKPAETTPLTAMLFAEVCQQADLPPGVVNIVTGAGETGRAIVSHPDVNKVAFTGSTDVGRAIAKAVAGSDKRITLELGGKAANIVYDDAPVDQAVEGIVNGIFFNQGHVCCAGSRLLVQESIAEEVLAKLKRRMKTLRVGDPLDKNTDIGAINSAEQLAKIRELSEIGEAEGAERWSPKCDLPSTGFWFPPTIFTGVSQAHRIAREEIFGPVLSVITFRTPKEAVEKANNTPFGLSAGIWTDKGSLILWTASQLRAGVVWSNTFNRFDPASPFGGYKESGYGREGGRHGLEAYLR from the coding sequence ATGGTTTCGACAAGCTCAACCACCGGACGCTTCGAGTACGCCCCGGCCCCCGAGTCGCGCGCGATCGTCGACATCAAGCCGTCGTACGGCTTGTTCGTCGACGGCGAGTTCGTCGACGGGCACGGAAAGTCCTTCAAGACGATCAGCCCGAGCACCGAGGAGGTGCTCGCCGAGGTGGCCGAGGCTGACGACGCCGACGTGGACAAGGCCGTCAAGGCGGCGCGGCGCGCCTACACCCGGGTGTGGTCGCGGATGTCCGGCGCCGAGCGCGGCAAGTACCTGTTCCGGATCGCCCGGATCATCCAGGAGCGGGCTCGCGAGTTCGCCGTGCTGGAGTCGATCGACAACGGCAAGCCGATCAAGGAGACCCGCGACGTCGACGTCCCGACGGTGGCCGCGCACTTCTTCTACTACGCCGGCTGGGCAGACAAGCTCGAGTTCTCTGGCTACGGCGCAGGACCTGAAGGCCCGAAGCCGCTCGGCGTCGCCGGCCAGGTCATCCCGTGGAACTTCCCGCTGCTGATGCTGGCGTGGAAGATCGCCCCTGCGCTGGCCTGCGGCAACACCGTCGTGCTCAAGCCGGCCGAGACCACCCCGCTGACCGCGATGCTGTTCGCCGAGGTCTGCCAACAGGCCGACCTGCCGCCCGGTGTCGTCAACATCGTCACCGGCGCCGGCGAGACCGGTCGGGCCATCGTGTCGCACCCCGACGTCAACAAGGTCGCGTTCACCGGCTCCACCGACGTCGGCCGGGCCATCGCGAAGGCCGTGGCCGGCTCGGACAAGCGGATAACCCTCGAGCTCGGCGGCAAGGCCGCCAACATCGTGTACGACGACGCGCCTGTCGACCAGGCCGTCGAGGGCATCGTCAACGGCATCTTCTTCAACCAGGGCCACGTCTGCTGCGCGGGATCGCGGCTGCTGGTCCAGGAATCGATCGCCGAGGAGGTGCTGGCCAAGCTCAAGCGGCGGATGAAGACGCTGCGCGTGGGTGACCCGCTGGACAAGAACACCGACATCGGGGCGATCAACTCCGCCGAGCAGCTGGCCAAGATCCGCGAGCTCTCGGAGATCGGCGAGGCCGAGGGCGCCGAGCGCTGGTCCCCGAAGTGCGACCTGCCGAGCACCGGCTTCTGGTTCCCGCCGACCATCTTCACCGGCGTCAGCCAGGCGCACCGGATCGCGCGCGAGGAGATCTTCGGGCCGGTCCTGTCGGTGATCACCTTCCGCACGCCGAAGGAGGCCGTCGAGAAGGCGAACAACACCCCGTTCGGCCTGTCGGCAGGCATCTGGACCGACAAGGGGTCGCTGATCCTCTGGACCGCGTCGCAGCTGCGTGCCGGTGTCGTCTGGTCCAACACGTTCAACCGCTTCGACCCGGCCTCGCCGTTCGGCGGCTACAAGGAGTCGGGCTACGGCCGCGAGGGTGGCCGTCACGGGCTGGAGGCCTACCTGAGATGA
- a CDS encoding aldehyde dehydrogenase family protein, with translation MSTRLDVKKTYKLYIGGDFPRSESGRTFVVNDAKGKFLANAAQASRKDARDAVRAARTAFAGWSGRTAYNRGQVIYRIAEVLESRRDQFEAELRAAEGITASKARTYVDAAVDRLVWYAGWADKIAQVTGGANPVAGPYFNHSTPEPSGVIAVVAPAGPLLGLVSVVAPVITTGNTCVVIASEPHPLTAITLAEVMATSDLPGGVVNVLTGSAAEIAPWLASHLDVNGLDLTGVTDAALARDLEASAAENLKRVRRPGLEDLLETPPLDRMTKFLETKTVWHPMGL, from the coding sequence ATGAGCACGCGACTCGACGTGAAGAAGACCTACAAGCTCTACATCGGCGGCGACTTCCCGCGCTCGGAGTCGGGGCGCACCTTCGTCGTCAACGACGCGAAGGGCAAGTTCCTCGCGAACGCCGCGCAGGCGTCCCGCAAGGACGCTCGCGACGCCGTCCGGGCCGCGCGGACCGCGTTCGCCGGCTGGTCCGGCAGGACGGCGTACAACCGCGGTCAGGTGATCTACCGGATCGCCGAGGTGCTCGAGAGCCGCCGCGACCAGTTCGAGGCCGAGCTGCGTGCCGCGGAGGGCATCACGGCATCGAAGGCGCGCACGTACGTCGACGCGGCCGTCGACCGGCTGGTCTGGTACGCCGGCTGGGCCGACAAGATCGCCCAGGTCACCGGCGGCGCCAACCCGGTGGCCGGCCCGTACTTCAACCACTCGACCCCCGAGCCGTCCGGGGTGATCGCCGTCGTCGCGCCCGCGGGCCCGCTGCTCGGGCTGGTCAGCGTGGTCGCGCCGGTGATCACCACGGGCAACACCTGCGTGGTGATCGCCAGCGAGCCGCACCCGCTGACCGCGATCACGCTCGCCGAGGTGATGGCCACCAGCGACCTGCCCGGCGGCGTCGTCAACGTGCTCACCGGCTCGGCCGCCGAGATCGCCCCGTGGCTGGCCTCGCACCTCGACGTCAACGGGCTCGACCTCACCGGCGTCACCGACGCCGCGCTGGCCCGCGACCTGGAGGCGTCGGCCGCCGAGAACCTCAAGCGGGTCCGCCGTCCTGGCCTGGAGGACCTGCTCGAGACGCCCCCGCTCGACCGGATGACCAAGTTCCTGGAGACGAAGACCGTCTGGCACCCGATGGGGCTGTGA
- a CDS encoding thymidine phosphorylase has protein sequence MSAAHDAIEVIIAKREGHELTDSQIDWVIDAYTHGVVRDEQMSALAMAILLNGMNLREISRWTAAMIASGERMDFSGLSRPTSDKHSTGGVGDKITLPLAPLVAACGVAVPQLSGRGLGHTGGTLDKLEAIPGWRAALSNEEMFAQLEDVGAVICAAGTGLAPADKKLYALRDVTGTVEAIPLIASSIMSKKIAEGTGSLVLDVKVGTGAFMKDLDRATELARTMVGLGKDAGVHTVALLTDMSTPLGLTAGNALEVRESVEVLAGGGPADVVELTVALAREMLAGAGREDVDPADVLASGGAMDAWNAMIAAQGGDPHAALPVAKETHVVPAPTTGVLTRLDAMAVGLAAWRLGAGRAALGDDVQAGAGVEWHARPGDEITAGAPLLTLHTDEPERFERALASLEGGYDIAPSGTAYESTPLIHDRIS, from the coding sequence ATGTCCGCAGCACACGACGCCATCGAGGTGATCATCGCCAAGCGCGAGGGTCACGAGCTGACCGACTCCCAGATCGACTGGGTGATCGACGCGTACACCCACGGCGTCGTCCGCGACGAGCAGATGTCGGCGCTGGCGATGGCGATCCTGCTCAACGGGATGAACCTGCGCGAGATCTCCCGCTGGACAGCCGCGATGATCGCCTCGGGGGAGCGGATGGACTTCTCCGGCCTCTCCCGCCCCACCTCGGACAAGCACTCGACCGGTGGGGTCGGCGACAAGATCACCCTGCCGCTGGCACCCCTGGTCGCCGCGTGCGGCGTCGCGGTCCCGCAGCTGTCGGGTCGCGGCCTCGGTCACACCGGCGGCACGCTGGACAAGCTTGAGGCGATCCCCGGCTGGCGGGCGGCGCTCTCGAACGAGGAGATGTTCGCCCAGCTCGAGGACGTCGGCGCGGTGATCTGTGCGGCCGGCACCGGCCTGGCGCCGGCCGACAAGAAGCTCTACGCCCTGCGCGACGTCACCGGCACGGTGGAGGCCATCCCGCTGATCGCGTCCTCGATCATGAGCAAGAAGATCGCGGAGGGCACCGGTTCGTTGGTGCTCGACGTCAAGGTCGGCACCGGGGCGTTCATGAAGGACCTCGACCGGGCCACCGAGCTGGCCCGCACGATGGTCGGCCTGGGCAAGGACGCCGGCGTGCACACGGTCGCACTCCTCACCGACATGTCGACGCCGCTCGGTCTCACCGCCGGCAACGCGCTCGAGGTCCGCGAGTCCGTCGAGGTGCTCGCCGGGGGCGGGCCAGCCGACGTCGTCGAGCTGACCGTCGCGCTGGCCCGGGAGATGCTCGCTGGCGCCGGGCGCGAGGACGTGGACCCGGCCGACGTGCTCGCCTCGGGTGGTGCGATGGACGCCTGGAACGCGATGATCGCCGCCCAGGGCGGCGACCCGCACGCGGCGCTGCCGGTGGCCAAGGAGACGCACGTGGTACCGGCACCGACGACCGGGGTGCTGACCCGGCTGGACGCGATGGCGGTCGGACTGGCCGCGTGGCGGCTGGGTGCCGGACGCGCTGCGCTGGGCGACGACGTCCAGGCGGGTGCCGGCGTGGAGTGGCACGCGCGGCCCGGTGACGAGATCACCGCGGGTGCGCCGCTGCTGACCCTGCACACCGACGAGCCGGAGCGCTTCGAGCGGGCGCTGGCCTCGCTCGAAGGTGGCTACGACATCGCGCCGTCAGGGACGGCGTACGAGTCGACGCCGCTGATCCACGACCGGATCAGCTAG